One genomic window of Methyloceanibacter sp. wino2 includes the following:
- a CDS encoding carbohydrate porin — MRLAQISAVAAAFSALLAGPAVAQQAASEPEYSGLLAGPASRLADKGITFDLTVYDFLFTNPSFGLDPGNAGNSAYWVTSADVDLDKLMGWKGGKFHLKETFFNLVYNNDDIAGQFGDNSLGYQTTYIQRGSELSQLTLEQSMFNGKVNVEFGRTHPFFYFTPMTCETYNTCYQDVLYFNAGYISPLFSVWGGRAKIDLSPTSYFQVGTFSLDQGWHFHSGWDWGRPLPDGMLSLAEYGFDTAYGPGGKYTGKYVLTGYYNSGEHASNNTTVSGRSRGLFPDEQAKMESDTSGIVFNSTQIVWREDGGSSTYSSPRTLAVYTGAGYSFDTTVPVLADIYMGFNLHAPLLSRPNDKVGMKFRYEAMNDSYNEFMAQANKTAGGSGAPFEDKFIVELNAHTDLFKGMVLESVAQYIVNPNSYYNPYTAERPDEGFYLGATLKVPLGKFAGIAPQ, encoded by the coding sequence ATGAGACTCGCTCAAATTTCGGCCGTCGCGGCCGCATTCAGTGCTTTGTTAGCCGGACCCGCCGTTGCGCAGCAGGCGGCGTCCGAACCGGAATACTCCGGACTTCTCGCAGGTCCCGCCAGCCGTTTGGCAGACAAGGGCATCACCTTCGATCTGACCGTTTACGATTTTCTATTCACGAACCCGAGCTTTGGTCTCGACCCGGGCAACGCGGGTAACTCCGCATACTGGGTAACCTCGGCCGATGTCGATCTCGATAAGCTGATGGGCTGGAAGGGCGGCAAATTCCACCTGAAGGAAACGTTCTTCAATCTCGTCTACAACAACGACGACATCGCGGGTCAGTTCGGCGACAACTCCCTCGGATACCAAACGACCTACATTCAGCGTGGCTCGGAGCTGTCTCAGCTCACACTCGAGCAGTCGATGTTCAACGGAAAGGTCAACGTCGAGTTCGGCCGCACACATCCGTTCTTTTACTTCACGCCTATGACGTGTGAGACGTACAACACCTGTTACCAGGATGTGCTCTATTTCAATGCCGGCTACATCTCGCCGCTGTTTTCCGTTTGGGGCGGCCGGGCCAAGATCGACCTCTCGCCGACGAGCTATTTCCAGGTCGGCACCTTCTCGCTCGATCAAGGCTGGCATTTCCATAGCGGCTGGGACTGGGGACGTCCGCTGCCGGACGGCATGTTGTCATTGGCCGAGTACGGCTTTGACACCGCCTACGGGCCCGGTGGCAAGTACACCGGTAAATACGTTCTGACCGGCTACTACAATTCCGGCGAACACGCCTCCAACAACACCACGGTCAGCGGCCGTTCCCGTGGTCTCTTCCCGGACGAGCAGGCGAAGATGGAGTCGGATACGTCCGGTATCGTCTTCAACAGCACGCAGATCGTCTGGCGTGAGGACGGGGGCAGCAGCACCTACAGCTCGCCGAGAACCCTCGCGGTCTACACGGGCGCCGGCTATTCGTTCGACACGACCGTGCCGGTCCTTGCCGACATCTATATGGGCTTCAACCTGCATGCGCCGTTGCTGTCGCGCCCGAACGACAAAGTCGGGATGAAGTTCCGCTACGAAGCCATGAACGACAGCTACAACGAGTTCATGGCGCAGGCGAACAAGACTGCCGGTGGCTCGGGTGCGCCGTTCGAAGACAAGTTCATCGTCGAACTCAACGCGCACACCGATCTGTTCAAGGGCATGGTCCTCGAGTCGGTCGCCCAGTACATCGTCAATCCGAACAGCTACTACAATCCGTATACGGCCGAACGCCCGGATGAAGGCTTCTATCTCGGTGCGACTCTGAAGGTGCCCCTCGGAAAATTCGCAGGCATTGCGCCGCAATAG